Proteins from one Meriones unguiculatus strain TT.TT164.6M chromosome 10, Bangor_MerUng_6.1, whole genome shotgun sequence genomic window:
- the Foxf1 gene encoding forkhead box protein F1, giving the protein MSAPDKQQPPHGGGPGGGGGGGAGGQAMDPAAAGPTKAKKTNAGVRRPEKPPYSYIALIVMAIQSSPSKRLTLSEIYQFLQARFPFFRGAYQGWKNSVRHNLSLNECFIKLPKGLGRPGKGHYWTIDPASEFMFEEGSFRRRPRGFRRKCQALKPVYSMVNGLGFNHLPDTYGFQGSGGLSCAPNSLALEGGLGMMNGHLGGNVDGMALPSHSVPHLPSNGGHSYMGGCGGSAAGEYPHHDGSVPASPLLPAGAGGVMEPHAVYSSTAAAWPPAASAALNSGASYIKQQPLSPCNPAANPLSGSISTHSLDQPYLHQNSHNGPADLQGIPRYHSQSPSMCDRKEFVFSFNAMASSSMHSAGGGSYYHQQVTYQDIKPCVM; this is encoded by the exons ATGTCCGCGCCCGACAAGCAGCAGCCGCCGCACGGCGGGGGCccgggaggaggcggcggcggcggcgcgggcggCCAGGCCATGGACCCCGCGGCGGCGGGCCCCACCAAAGCCAAAAAGACCAACGCCGGCGTGCGGCGGCCGGAGAAGCCTCCATACTCGTACATCGCGCTCATCGTCATGGCCATCCAGAGCTCGCCCAGCAAGCGCCTGACGCTCAGCGAGATCTACCAGTTCCTGCAGGCGCGCTTCCCCTTCTTCCGCGGCGCCTACCAGGGCTGGAAGAACTCGGTGCGCCACAACCTGTCGCTCAACGAGTGCTTCATCAAGCTGCCCAAGGGCCTCGGGCGGCCCGGCAAGGGCCACTACTGGACCATCGACCCGGCCAGCGAGTTCATGTTCGAGGAGGGTTCGTTCCGCCGGCGACCGCGCGGCTTCCGAAGGAAATGCCAGGCGCTCAAGCCCGTGTACAGCATGGTCAACGGGCTGGGCTTCAACCACCTTCCCGACACCTACGGCTTCCAGGGCTCCGGGGGCCTGTCGTGCGCGCCCAACAGCCTGGCGCTGGAGGGCGGCTTGGGCATGATGAATGGCCACTTAGGGGGCAACGTGGACGGCATGGCTTTGCCCAGCCACTCGGTGCCCCACCTGCCTTCCAACGGCGGCCACTCGTACATGGGCGGCTGCGGCGGTTCCGCGGCCGGGGAGTACCCGCACCACGACGGCTCGGTGCCCGCTTCCCCGCTGCTGCCAGCCGGCGCCGGCGGGGTCATGGAGCCGCATGCTGTTTACTCCAGCACCGCGGCAGCCTGGCCGCCCGCGGCCTCCGCAGCCCTCAACAGCGGGGCCTCCTACATCAAGCAACAGCCCTTGTCCCCTTGCAACCCGGCAGCCAACCCCTTGTCTGGCAGCATCTCCACGCACTCCCTGGACCAGCCATACCTGCACCAAAACAGTCACAACGGGCCAGCAGATTTACAAG GCATCCCTCGGTATCACTCGCAGTCCCCCAGCATGTGTGACAGAAAGGAGTTTGTCTTCTCTTTCAATGCCATGGCGTCTTCCTCTATGCACTCCGCTGGTGGAGGATCGTACTATCACCAGCAGGTCACCTACCAAGATATCAAGCCctgtgtgatgtga